A section of the Enterobacter sp. C2 genome encodes:
- the aceB gene encoding malate synthase A — protein sequence MAQQATTTDELTFTQPYGEQEQHILTPEATAFLTDLVTRFTPARNKLLAARIQQQQTIDSGTLPGFISETASIREGDWKIRGIPADLQDRRVEITGPVERKMVINALNANVKVFMADFEDSLAPNWQKVIDGQINLRDAVNGTISYTNEAGKIYQLKPDPAVLVCRVRGLHLPEKHVTWRDEAIPGSLFDFALYFFHNYKNLLAKGSGPYFYLPKTQAWQEAAWWSEVFSYTEDRFNLPRGTIKATLLIETLPAVFQMDEILHALKDHIVGLNCGRWDYIFSYIKTLKKYPDRVLPDRQAVTMDKPFLNAYSRLLIKTCHRRGAFAMGGMAAFIPSKESERNNWVLNKVRADKELEAQNGHDGTWIAHPGLGDTVMAIFDTALGDNKNQLSVTREEDAPIAAEELLAPCDGERTEEGMRANIRVAVQYIEAWISGNGCVPIYGLMEDAATAEISRTSIWQWIHHQKTLSNGTPVTKALFRQMLGEEMQVIQQELGEHRFSHGRFADAARLMEQITTSDDLIDFLTLPGYRLLA from the coding sequence ATGGCGCAACAGGCAACGACTACCGATGAACTGACCTTTACCCAGCCGTATGGCGAGCAGGAGCAGCATATTCTGACGCCAGAGGCCACCGCCTTTCTTACCGATCTGGTCACGCGTTTCACTCCGGCGCGCAATAAGCTGCTTGCCGCACGTATCCAGCAGCAACAGACGATCGATAGCGGCACGCTACCGGGATTCATTTCGGAAACGGCTTCCATACGTGAAGGAGACTGGAAGATCCGCGGTATTCCGGCTGACCTGCAGGATCGTCGAGTGGAGATCACCGGTCCGGTCGAGCGCAAGATGGTGATCAATGCCCTGAACGCTAACGTCAAAGTTTTTATGGCGGATTTTGAAGACTCGCTGGCTCCCAACTGGCAAAAAGTGATCGACGGGCAGATCAATCTGCGCGATGCGGTTAACGGCACCATCAGCTATACCAATGAAGCAGGCAAGATCTATCAGCTCAAGCCCGATCCGGCGGTGCTGGTTTGTCGAGTACGCGGTCTGCATCTGCCGGAAAAGCATGTTACCTGGCGTGATGAGGCTATTCCCGGCAGCCTGTTTGATTTTGCCCTCTACTTCTTCCACAACTATAAAAACTTGCTGGCCAAAGGCAGCGGCCCCTACTTCTACCTGCCTAAAACCCAGGCCTGGCAGGAGGCTGCCTGGTGGAGCGAGGTCTTTAGCTACACCGAAGATCGCTTCAACCTGCCGCGCGGCACCATCAAGGCCACTCTACTGATTGAAACGTTGCCAGCAGTCTTCCAGATGGACGAGATCCTCCATGCCCTGAAGGATCACATTGTGGGCCTAAACTGTGGACGCTGGGACTACATCTTCAGCTATATCAAAACGTTAAAAAAGTATCCCGATCGTGTGCTGCCTGACCGCCAGGCGGTCACCATGGATAAGCCTTTCCTCAACGCCTACTCCCGTCTGCTGATTAAGACCTGCCACCGGCGCGGTGCGTTTGCGATGGGCGGCATGGCGGCGTTTATCCCCAGTAAAGAGAGCGAGCGTAACAACTGGGTGCTGAATAAGGTACGGGCGGATAAAGAGCTGGAGGCGCAAAACGGTCACGACGGTACCTGGATTGCTCACCCCGGTCTGGGCGATACGGTGATGGCCATCTTTGATACCGCGCTGGGCGACAATAAAAACCAGCTCTCTGTCACCCGGGAGGAGGACGCGCCGATCGCTGCCGAAGAGCTGCTTGCGCCCTGCGACGGCGAACGCACGGAAGAGGGGATGCGCGCCAATATTCGTGTTGCGGTGCAGTACATCGAAGCGTGGATCTCTGGCAACGGCTGTGTGCCAATCTATGGTCTGATGGAGGATGCCGCAACGGCAGAGATCTCCCGCACCTCTATCTGGCAGTGGATCCATCATCAAAAGACGCTCAGCAACGGTACGCCAGTAACTAAAGCCCTGTTTCGCCAGATGCTCGGCGAGGAGATGCAGGTGATCCAGCAGGAGCTGGGCGAGCACCGGTTCAGCCATGGTCGCTTTGCCGACGCCGCTCGCCTGATGGAGCAGATCACCACCTCTGACGACCTGATCGATTTCCTGACCCTGCCGGGTTACCGCCTCTTAGCCTAA
- the metA gene encoding homoserine O-succinyltransferase — protein sequence MPIRVQDELPAVNFLRDENVFVMTTSRATGQEIRPLKVLILNLMPKKIETENQFLRLLSNSPLQVDVRLLRIDARESRNTPAEHLNNFYCNFDEINEENFDGLIVTGAPLGLVEFNDVAYWPQIKQVLEWAKDHVTSTLFVCWAVQAALNILYGIPKQTRKDKLSGVYEHHITQQHALLTRGFDDSFLAPHSRYADFPAALIRDYTDLDILAESSEGDAYLFASKDKRIAFVTGHPEYDANTLAGEYFRDLEAGLDPVVPYNYFPKDDPQNTPRATWRSHGNLLFTNWLNYYVYQITPFDLRHMNPTLD from the coding sequence ATGCCGATTCGGGTGCAGGACGAGCTGCCAGCCGTCAATTTCTTGCGAGATGAAAACGTCTTTGTCATGACGACATCACGTGCAACAGGTCAGGAGATACGCCCTCTGAAGGTGCTGATCCTTAACCTGATGCCCAAGAAAATCGAAACGGAAAACCAGTTCCTGCGATTGCTCTCTAACTCTCCGCTACAGGTAGACGTTCGCCTGCTGCGTATTGACGCGCGAGAGTCCCGCAATACGCCCGCTGAGCATCTGAACAACTTCTACTGCAACTTCGATGAGATCAACGAGGAGAACTTTGATGGTCTCATTGTGACCGGTGCGCCGCTGGGGCTGGTTGAGTTCAATGATGTCGCCTACTGGCCGCAGATCAAGCAGGTGCTGGAGTGGGCTAAAGATCACGTCACCTCAACGCTGTTTGTCTGTTGGGCGGTGCAGGCCGCACTCAATATCCTCTACGGTATCCCCAAGCAGACCCGCAAAGACAAGCTCTCTGGCGTATATGAACACCACATCACTCAGCAGCATGCGCTCCTAACCCGTGGCTTTGACGACTCGTTTTTGGCCCCGCATTCGCGCTATGCCGATTTCCCTGCAGCGCTGATCCGCGACTATACCGATCTGGATATTCTTGCTGAATCGAGTGAGGGTGATGCTTACCTTTTTGCCAGTAAAGATAAACGTATCGCCTTCGTAACCGGCCATCCTGAATATGACGCCAATACGCTGGCCGGGGAGTATTTCCGCGATCTTGAGGCCGGTCTCGATCCGGTTGTCCCGTATAACTACTTCCCGAAGGACGATCCACAGAATACGCCGCGTGCGACCTGGCGCAGTCACGGTAATCTGCTGTTTACTAACTGGCTCAACTATTACGTCTACCAGATCACACCGTTCGATCTGCGGCATATGAATCCCACTTTGGATTAA